In one window of Lampris incognitus isolate fLamInc1 chromosome 3, fLamInc1.hap2, whole genome shotgun sequence DNA:
- the LOC130109365 gene encoding cyclin-dependent kinase-like 5 isoform X2 translates to MKIPDIGDVMNKFEVLGIVGEGAYGVVLKCRHKETNEIVAIKKFKDSEENEEVKETTLRELKMLRTLKQENIVELKEAFRRRGKLYLVFEYVEKNMLELLEELPNGVPLEKVRSYIYQLIKAIHWCHKNDIVHRDIKPENLLISSNDILKLCDFGFARNLSEGNDANYTEYVATRWYRSPELLLGAPYGKAVDMWSVGCILGELSDGQPLFPGESEIDQLFTIQKVLGPLPPEQMKLFYNNPRFHGLRFPAVNHPQTLERRYLGIISGALLDLMKNLLLLSPTERFLTEQSLNHHAFQTQRLVERPGPPTPTPVRSSKRKPHHGDSTTPSRSHGGKSSGHHRSSSRDCSSLPRHEELHPSNDGFLNGNMSASISLSPTLHPKSYQPQIFNHSTSCNMDLASNNLPHLLSPGESKNTGDYDVSLGSKVSDGPGAKYLKSNSRLQQNRHSFIEGKTNTLQSGDKHSRHSYMESHSSTPSSSKFAYLNLSKSHGALSDAKSVGNLNEVHLLADEPTSRYFPSSCLDLTAPSSPSARRGDRLEHSITSRGSTRSERESNTLDSSYRRSSFRHKASEDMKSPDNLDAGESSGGGSHAHSLSTPHDALSYGQGYTSPFSSQQRPHRHSMYVRRDHQKTHGADEALAVGQGVPTRASSLQLLSPQLQHRTLPHHSGGSSREEDMSRSEQTPTEVTHNRPPIRDSTRDNTASFHMQRQKSEVGLYHDQQTEDGGSSKENRSIYSDSMPRRVGSFYRVPSPRPDNSFHDSRGQGRGSSVAGDGSTLTNHSIRQTAFDPWTGPDTAVLNPSEPSKEKEKQGFFRAIKKKKKKSQMSHVPLYCRWKSLMEGLL, encoded by the exons gAGACCAATGAAATTGTGGCCATTAAGAAATTCAAAGACAGCGAAG AGAATGAGGAGGTCAAAGAAACCACGCTGCGGGAGCTCAAGATGCTCCGCACCCTCAAGCAGGAGAACATTGTCGAATTGAAGGAGGCTTTCCGCAGGAGGGGAAAGCTCTATCTCGTCTTTGAGTATGTGGAGAAG AACATGCTTGAGTTGCTGGAGGAGTTACCCAATGGTGTGCCGCTTGAGAAAGTCCGCAGTTACATTTACCAGTTGATCAAAGCAATTCACTGGTGCCATAAGAATGACATTGTTCACAGGG ATATAAAGCCAGAGAACCTCCTCATCAGCTCCAATGACATCCTCAAGTTGTGTGATTTTG GCTTTGCACGTAATCTCTCTGAAGGGAATGATGCCAATTATACAGAGTATGTGGCCACTAGATGGTACCGCTCTCCAGAGCTCCTGCTGGG GGCTCCATACGGCAAGGCAGTGGACATGTGGTCAGTGGGCTGCATCCTAGGGGAGCTGAGTGATGGACAGCCTCTGTTTCCGGGTGAGAGCGAGATAGACCAGCTGTTCACCATCCAGAAGGTGTTGGGACCCCTTCCACCAGAACAGATGAAACTCTTTTATAACAACCCTCGCTTCCACGGGCTACGG TTCCCTGCCGTGAACCACCCCCAGACCCTGGAGAGAAGATACCTGGGGATTATTAGTGGAGCCCTCCTGGACCTGATGAAG AACTTGCTGCTTTTGAGCCCAACAGAGCGCTTTCTGACAGAGCAGAGCCTGAACCACCACGCCTTCCAGACCCAGCGGCTGGTGGAGCGTCCCGGCCCACCCACACCTACACCTGTGCGCTCTTCTAAGAGGAAACCTCACCATGGAGACAGCACCACCCCCAGCAG GAGCCATGGAGGGAAGAGCTCAGGACACCATCGCTCCAGCAGCAGAGACTGCTCCAGCCTGCCCCGGCATGAGGAGCTCCACCCCAGCAATGATGGCTTTCTCAATGGCAACATGTCTGCCTCAATCAGCCTAAGTCCCACTCTGCATCCCAAGAGCTACCAGCCACAAATTTTTAACCACTCAACCTCATGCAACATGGACCTGGCCAGTAACAACTTGCCCCATTTGCTTAGCCCTGGCGAAAGCAAGAACACAGGGGACTATGATGTTAGCCTGGGGTCTAAGGTGTCCGATGGCCCTGGAGCCAAGTACCTCAAATCCAACTCACGCTTACAGCAGAATCGCCACTCTTTCATAGAGGGCAAGACCAACACACTTCAGTCAGGGGACAAGCACAGTCGACACAGCTACATGGAGTCCCATAGCTCCACACCTTCTTCCTCCAAGTTCGCCTATCTGAACTTGTCCAAGAGCCATGGTGCGCTCAGTGATGCCAAGTCAGTGGGGAACCTGAATGAGGTGCACCTCTTGGCTGATGAACCAACGTCTCGCTACTTTCCTTCAAGTTGCCTTGACCTCACTGCACCAAGCAGCCCGTCAGCCCGGCGTGGTGACAGGTTAGAGCACAGCATAACAAGCCGGGGCAGTACAcgctctgagagagagagcaatacacTGGATTCATCCTACCGCCGCTCCTCTTTCCGCCACAAGGCCTCAGAGGACATGAAGTCTCCAGACAACCTGGACGCTGGGGAGAGCAGTGGTGGCGGGAGCCACGCTCACTCCCTGTCCACCCCACATGATGCTCTGTCCTATGGTCAGGGATACACCAGCCCTTTCTCCTCCCAGCAGCGCCCGCACCGCCACTCCATGTACGTGCGAAGGGACCACCAGAAAACGCATGGAGCAGACGAGGCACTGGCAGTGGGGCAGGGCGTGCCCACCAGAGCCAGCAGCCTCCAGCTCCTCTCTCCACAGCTTCAGCACCGCACGCTGCCCCACCACTCAGGAGGGTCCTCCAGAGAAGAGGACATGAGTAGG AGCGAACAGACACCCACTGAGGTCACCCACAACAGACCCCCAATCAGGGACTCCACCCGGGACAACACCGCCTCTTTTCACATGCAGCGGCAAAAAAGCGAG GTTGGACTGTATCATGACCAGCAAACCGAGGATGGGGGCTCTTCCAAAGAGAACCGCAGCATCTACAGCGATTCAATGCCAAGGAGGGTGGGAAGCTTTTACAGAG TCCCTTCTCCCCGGCCAGACAACTCCTTCCATGATAGCAGGGGTCAAGGCAGGGGCTCCAGTGTGGCAGGAGATGGAAGCACTTTGACTAACCATTCCATACGTCAAACAGCCTTTGACCCTTG GACTGGCCCGGATACTGCAGTTTTGAACCCATCTGAGCCATCCAAAGAAAAGGAGAAGCAGGGTTTCTTCAGAGcaataaagaagaaaaagaaaaagtcccAAATG AGTCATGTGCCTCTATATTGCAGATGGAAATCCCTGATGGAAGGCCTCCTATGA